One Phycisphaerae bacterium RAS2 DNA window includes the following coding sequences:
- the gltD gene encoding Glutamate synthase [NADPH] small chain, translating to MSHQSPQERAEQLARNFSDLEPRYTSSEALAEAARCLFCFDAPCTRACPTHIDVPKFIRQILHKNEVGAAETILDANIFGGSCARACPTEVLCEGACVDGTMLKEPVKIGRLQRFACDTADDKGIEFFEAAPDTGRRVAIVGGGPAGLTCAHELRKRGHAVTVFEAREMPGGINTYGIARYKYDTAFALSETQRVLAIGGIDLRLNSPLNGADVAKLLNDYDAVFLSIGLGRTAPLGIPGEDLPGVWEALDFVFQTHTKPLEQCEVGRRVVVIGGGNTAVDVATAAVRLGAEHVTIAYRRTAADMPAFAYEYELAKADGIAWEFSAAPVRVVGQGGKSTEVEFLRTRAAGGGGAATGTTGGRSAKLETIPGSNFTLECDMVVKALGQEPLIGLLQSIPGLKTDKGRVLIDDLGRTSVPNLFAGGDCTSRGAEVVDAVQAGKVAAAGIDAMFAAAKP from the coding sequence ATGAGCCACCAAAGCCCCCAGGAACGCGCGGAACAACTCGCCAGGAACTTCTCCGATCTCGAACCGCGATACACCTCATCCGAAGCACTCGCCGAGGCCGCTCGCTGCCTGTTCTGTTTCGACGCCCCTTGCACGCGGGCCTGCCCCACCCACATTGACGTGCCCAAGTTCATTCGCCAGATCCTGCACAAGAACGAAGTCGGCGCGGCCGAGACGATCCTCGACGCAAACATCTTCGGCGGCTCGTGCGCGCGGGCCTGCCCCACCGAGGTGCTCTGCGAGGGCGCCTGCGTCGACGGCACGATGCTGAAGGAACCTGTCAAAATCGGACGCCTGCAGCGCTTCGCCTGCGATACCGCGGACGACAAGGGCATCGAGTTCTTCGAAGCCGCGCCCGACACGGGCCGGCGCGTCGCCATTGTCGGCGGCGGCCCGGCGGGGCTGACCTGCGCCCACGAGCTTCGCAAGCGCGGCCACGCGGTGACGGTCTTCGAAGCGCGCGAGATGCCGGGCGGCATCAACACCTACGGCATTGCGCGATACAAATACGACACGGCCTTTGCCTTGAGCGAAACGCAGCGCGTCCTGGCCATCGGTGGAATTGACCTTCGTCTGAATAGTCCGCTGAACGGGGCCGACGTGGCGAAGCTCCTCAACGACTACGACGCGGTGTTCCTGTCGATCGGACTGGGCCGAACCGCTCCGCTGGGGATTCCGGGTGAGGACCTGCCCGGCGTCTGGGAGGCGCTCGATTTTGTCTTCCAGACGCACACCAAGCCGCTCGAACAATGCGAGGTCGGCCGGCGCGTTGTTGTCATCGGTGGCGGCAATACGGCAGTCGATGTCGCAACCGCCGCAGTGCGTCTGGGGGCCGAGCACGTCACGATCGCCTATCGACGGACGGCCGCGGACATGCCGGCGTTTGCCTACGAGTACGAACTGGCGAAGGCAGACGGGATCGCGTGGGAGTTTTCGGCCGCGCCGGTGCGGGTCGTCGGACAGGGCGGCAAATCGACAGAGGTCGAATTCTTGCGAACGCGCGCGGCAGGGGGCGGCGGTGCCGCCACGGGCACGACGGGCGGGCGATCCGCGAAGCTGGAGACGATTCCCGGATCGAATTTCACGCTCGAGTGCGACATGGTGGTGAAGGCACTGGGCCAGGAGCCGCTGATCGGGCTGCTCCAATCGATCCCCGGATTAAAGACGGACAAGGGTCGCGTACTGATCGACGATTTGGGGCGAACGAGTGTGCCGAACTTGTTCGCCGGCGGCGATTGCACAAGCCGCGGGGCCGAGGTCGTCGATGCCGTGCAGGCGGGCAAAGTGGCTGCGGCGGGGATCGATGCGATGTTCGCGGCGGCCAAGCCTTGA
- the mntB_1 gene encoding Manganese transport system membrane protein MntB, translating to MEFFRAVLGNPFLQSALAMGVLAGVACGVVGTYVVTRRISYIAGAVSHSVLGGMGAAKYMQVVHGLVWCSPLLGAVVAAIVSALLIGWVSQRARQREDTVIGAIWAVGMAVGVLFISRTPGYNEELMSYLFGNILLVSPEDLRLMLLLDVLVLAMAVVFYNKFLAVCFDEEFARLRGVKVEFYYLTLLCLTALTVVVLLKVVGIIMVIAMLTLPAAVAGFFSGRLWQMMVLASFLCVGLNLAGMAISYSPGLPAGATTIVLAGGLYLAAMVGRTMVKRSV from the coding sequence ATGGAATTCTTCCGAGCAGTACTCGGCAATCCGTTTCTGCAAAGCGCGCTGGCCATGGGGGTCCTGGCCGGCGTGGCGTGCGGTGTGGTCGGGACGTACGTCGTCACCCGACGGATCAGTTACATCGCCGGTGCCGTGTCGCACTCCGTGCTGGGTGGCATGGGTGCGGCGAAGTACATGCAGGTCGTTCACGGCCTGGTGTGGTGCAGTCCGCTGCTTGGCGCGGTGGTCGCGGCGATCGTGTCGGCGTTGCTGATCGGCTGGGTCAGCCAGCGCGCTCGCCAACGCGAGGACACGGTCATCGGCGCGATTTGGGCCGTGGGCATGGCTGTCGGCGTGCTCTTCATTTCTCGCACACCGGGCTACAACGAAGAGCTGATGAGCTACTTGTTCGGCAACATTCTGCTCGTCTCGCCGGAGGATCTTCGGCTGATGCTGCTGCTCGATGTGCTGGTGCTCGCGATGGCTGTTGTGTTCTACAACAAGTTCCTGGCGGTCTGTTTCGATGAAGAGTTCGCCCGTCTGCGCGGCGTGAAGGTGGAATTTTATTACCTGACGCTGCTGTGTCTGACGGCGCTCACGGTGGTTGTGTTACTCAAAGTCGTCGGCATCATCATGGTGATTGCCATGCTGACGTTGCCGGCCGCGGTGGCAGGGTTCTTCTCCGGTCGCTTGTGGCAGATGATGGTGCTGGCGAGTTTTTTGTGCGTCGGGTTGAATTTGGCGGGGATGGCGATCAGCTATTCACCGGGCCTGCCTGCCGGAGCGACGACGATTGTCCTAGCGGGAGGGCTGTATCTTGCGGCGATGGTGGGGCGGACGATGGTGAAGCGGTCGGTGTGA
- the znuA gene encoding High-affinity zinc uptake system binding-protein ZnuA precursor: protein MKRYRQVGIGRPRARLVAAWIGCAVMFICACDSKRDNAAANTGSGAGAAGPLRVFVSILPQADFVKRIAGSRVEVEVMVGPGQSHHTYEPTPRQVNRLAEAGAYFQIGLPFERAVCERIARIAPSIRLIDTTAGVSFREMTGCCATHDEYASDGAKQAATATGHTHAGRDPHIWLSPRRVTSQARNIRDALVRIDPAGTSEYDAGLTRFERELSELDGRVRDRLKSYAGRAFLVFHPAYGYFADEYGLEQVAVEEDGKEPSARRLVELVARARALGLKRVFVQPQFAVGGAKAVAEAIGAKIVALDPMTVDYVRDLWTLTERVAEGFEAQGDSPVAAAKD from the coding sequence ATGAAACGGTATCGACAGGTCGGCATCGGCAGGCCTCGTGCGAGATTGGTCGCCGCATGGATCGGCTGCGCCGTGATGTTCATCTGCGCCTGCGATTCAAAGCGCGACAACGCGGCCGCGAACACGGGAAGCGGCGCGGGGGCTGCCGGTCCGCTGCGCGTCTTCGTGAGCATCCTGCCGCAGGCTGACTTTGTGAAGCGCATCGCCGGGAGCCGCGTCGAAGTGGAGGTCATGGTCGGTCCCGGTCAGTCTCACCACACTTACGAACCAACGCCGCGACAGGTCAACCGATTGGCGGAGGCCGGCGCCTACTTTCAAATCGGCCTGCCTTTTGAACGGGCCGTTTGCGAACGGATCGCAAGGATCGCACCGTCCATTCGCCTGATTGATACGACGGCCGGCGTTTCGTTCCGCGAGATGACCGGTTGCTGCGCCACGCACGATGAGTACGCGAGCGATGGGGCGAAACAAGCGGCCACCGCAACCGGACACACGCATGCCGGACGCGATCCGCACATCTGGCTTTCGCCGCGCCGAGTGACATCGCAAGCTCGAAACATCCGGGATGCGCTGGTGCGGATTGATCCGGCCGGCACTTCAGAATACGACGCCGGTCTGACCCGATTTGAACGCGAGTTGAGCGAGCTGGATGGGCGCGTTCGTGATCGGCTCAAGTCTTACGCTGGCCGGGCGTTTCTCGTGTTCCATCCGGCGTATGGCTATTTCGCCGATGAATACGGATTGGAGCAGGTGGCGGTCGAAGAGGACGGGAAGGAGCCTTCGGCGCGGCGATTGGTGGAGCTTGTAGCGCGTGCCCGGGCGCTGGGCCTGAAGCGAGTATTCGTCCAGCCGCAATTTGCCGTCGGCGGGGCAAAGGCGGTGGCCGAGGCAATCGGAGCGAAGATCGTCGCACTGGACCCGATGACCGTTGACTACGTTCGCGACTTGTGGACGCTGACCGAGCGAGTTGCCGAGGGATTTGAGGCACAAGGCGATTCACCGGTCGCTGCGGCGAAGGATTAG
- the znuC_1 gene encoding High-affinity zinc uptake system ATP-binding protein ZnuC: MNDRAIIEVRGLTFSYDRDVVLDGVDLTIGDRDFISIVGPNGGGKTTLLKLFLGLLRPTRGTLQVFGLSPEKARPRIGYMPQYARLDLEFPVNVLDVVLMGRHGTSGAGFRFSRSDRDVAFRSLGDVGLANLARRPFAALSGGQRQRVLIARALASEPELLLLDEPTSNLDLRVQDDFYELLRRLSERHTVILVSHDVAFVSKLVNRVICVNRGVTVHATSELRGKDLLELYGPDVCMVRHDHC, encoded by the coding sequence ATGAATGATCGGGCGATCATCGAGGTTCGCGGCCTCACATTTTCTTACGATCGCGACGTGGTCCTGGACGGCGTCGATCTCACGATAGGTGATCGAGATTTTATATCCATTGTGGGGCCGAACGGCGGCGGAAAGACCACACTCCTGAAGCTGTTCCTCGGTCTCCTGCGGCCGACGCGCGGCACGTTGCAGGTTTTCGGCCTCTCACCGGAGAAGGCTCGGCCACGAATCGGTTACATGCCTCAATACGCGCGGCTTGACCTTGAGTTCCCCGTGAATGTGTTGGATGTCGTCCTGATGGGGCGGCACGGAACCAGCGGCGCGGGGTTTCGGTTCAGCCGGTCGGATCGCGACGTGGCGTTTCGATCGCTAGGTGACGTAGGGCTGGCCAATCTCGCGAGGCGACCGTTCGCGGCGCTGTCGGGTGGTCAGCGGCAGCGCGTGCTGATCGCGCGGGCACTGGCAAGTGAGCCGGAACTGCTCCTGCTGGACGAGCCGACGTCGAATCTGGACCTGCGCGTGCAGGACGATTTTTATGAGCTGCTTCGCCGATTGAGCGAGCGGCATACCGTGATCCTTGTGTCGCACGACGTGGCTTTTGTGTCCAAGCTTGTGAATCGCGTGATCTGCGTGAATCGAGGCGTGACGGTTCATGCGACGAGCGAGCTGCGCGGGAAGGACCTGCTGGAACTGTACGGACCGGACGTGTGCATGGTGCGACACGACCATTGCTGA